In Cellulomonas sp. JZ18, the DNA window GCCCGGGCGCCGTGGGCCGGGACCGTGCTGCCCGGGCGGCTGCTCGCACCCGGCGCGCGGCCCGAGGTCCTGCACGGGAGCGGGACGATCGACCTGCGTCCCGACGGACTGCACGTGCCCGGGGACGGCCCCGGCGTGCACGTGTGGCGACTGGCGTGAGGCGGCGGGGCACGACCGCCGCCTCACGCCCGCGTCGGCGCCCCGAACTACGCTGGGCGGCGTGACCACGCTCGACGACCTCGCCCGCCTGCGCGCGGACGGCGACGGCTACGTCGACGCCGACCGCGAGCGCTGGGTGCCCGAGGGCGCGAAGAACGCCGAGCGGACGCCGTTCGAGCGGGACCGCGCCCGCCTCGTGCACTCCTCGGCGCTGCGCCGGCTCGGCGCCAAGACGCAGGTGCTCGGGCCGTCCTCCGACGACTTCGTCCGCACGCGCCTGACGCACACGCTCGAGGTGGCGCAGGTCGGGCGTGAGATCGCCAAGGCGCTGGGCTGCGACCCCGACGTCGTCGACACCGCGTGCCTGGCGCACGACCTGGGGCACCCCCCGTTCGGCCACAACGGCGAGCGTGCGCTCGCGGGCCTGGCGCGCGGCATCGGCGGTTTCGAGGGCAACGCCCAGACGCTGCGCCTGCTGACGCGGCTCGAGCCGAAGGTCGTCGGACCGGACGGGCGCTCGGTCGGCCTGAACCTGACGCGCGCGAGCCTGGACGCCTCCGTCAAGTACCCGTGGGGGCACGGCGAGGGCCCCGTGAGCGCGGCGACGGGCCGGCCGACGCACAAGTTCGGCGTCTACGCGGACGACCTGCCGGTCTTCGCGTGGCTGCGGCGCGACGCCCCGGACCGCCGCAAGTGCCTCGAGGCGCAGGTGATGGACCTCGCGGACGACATCTCCTACTCCGTGCACGACGTCGAGGACGCGGTGGTGGGCGGCCGGTTCGACCTCGACGTGCTCACCGTCCCCGACGAGCGGGCGCGCATCGTCGAGGCCGTCGAGACCTGGTACGGCGACCAGGTCGACGCCGCCGGCCTCGAGGGCGCCATGGACCGGCTCGTCGCCGCGCGCCTGTGGGAGCCCGGCTTCGACGGGTCGCGGGGAGCGCTCGCGGGGCTGAAGGACGCGACGAGCCAGCTCATCGGCCGGTTCGCGAAGGCGGCGCAGCGCACGACGCGCGAGCGCTACGGGCCGGGCCCGCTCACGCGGTACGCCGCCGAGCTCGTCGTGCCGGTCGAGACGGTCGCCGAGATCCTCGTGCTCAAGGGCCTGGCCGTCGCGTACGTCATGGCGCCGCGCGAGCTGGAGCCGCTGTACCAGCGGCAGCGGGAGGTGCTGGCCGACCTGGTCGAGGTCCTGGCGGACCGGGCGCCGAACGCGCTGGAGCCGACGTTCGCCGCGGACTGGGAGGCGGCGTCG includes these proteins:
- a CDS encoding deoxyguanosinetriphosphate triphosphohydrolase, with amino-acid sequence MTTLDDLARLRADGDGYVDADRERWVPEGAKNAERTPFERDRARLVHSSALRRLGAKTQVLGPSSDDFVRTRLTHTLEVAQVGREIAKALGCDPDVVDTACLAHDLGHPPFGHNGERALAGLARGIGGFEGNAQTLRLLTRLEPKVVGPDGRSVGLNLTRASLDASVKYPWGHGEGPVSAATGRPTHKFGVYADDLPVFAWLRRDAPDRRKCLEAQVMDLADDISYSVHDVEDAVVGGRFDLDVLTVPDERARIVEAVETWYGDQVDAAGLEGAMDRLVAARLWEPGFDGSRGALAGLKDATSQLIGRFAKAAQRTTRERYGPGPLTRYAAELVVPVETVAEILVLKGLAVAYVMAPRELEPLYQRQREVLADLVEVLADRAPNALEPTFAADWEAASGDAERLRVVVDQVASLTDVSALALHARLVRPPRH